Proteins from a genomic interval of Amycolatopsis sp. cg13:
- a CDS encoding ATP-binding protein, whose amino-acid sequence MRVRLQGIVVTLVALLVFGLGIPLALSIASSLQQKLFLDRLTDTSRFASLAQRPLLDNQLSRLEPELRRYTEVYGVKVVVVNQDGDPVLSSPGGTDARRVDRAAIQVPVNEALAARPPEAGPLLMPWASKPLVLAEPILIDGEVRGAVVTESATDHIRTQLLWQWLLLAACALVAFGLALLVALPVVRWTLRPVRRLDEATGALVASVVSGREAEPVGESGGPPELRQLGRSFDRMAASVSEALAAQRAFVADASHQLRNPLTALKIRLGNLDGQVTDETAAADLEAAQVDAKRLNQILDELLSMARAESAGGELVSEDLAAVIADRVADWSVVGAAREVALESAVDVNGARVLVPPRGLEVVLDALLDNALKFSPSGTSVEVAASVAEDRVTVSVRDHGPGLREDELERAVDRFWRSTAHQNVPGSGLGLAIVTEIVRHSGGEMRLSLPEGGGLRIAMDFPVAG is encoded by the coding sequence GTGCGCGTCCGGCTGCAGGGCATCGTCGTCACGCTCGTCGCGCTGCTCGTGTTCGGCCTCGGCATCCCGCTCGCGCTGAGCATCGCGAGCAGTCTTCAGCAGAAGCTTTTCCTGGACCGGCTCACCGACACCTCGCGGTTCGCCTCGCTCGCCCAGCGTCCGCTGCTGGACAACCAGCTCAGCCGCCTGGAACCCGAACTGCGCCGCTACACCGAGGTGTACGGCGTGAAAGTGGTCGTGGTGAACCAGGACGGCGACCCGGTGCTGAGCTCGCCCGGCGGCACCGACGCGCGGCGCGTCGACCGGGCCGCGATCCAGGTGCCGGTGAACGAGGCGCTCGCCGCCCGCCCGCCCGAAGCCGGGCCGCTGCTGATGCCGTGGGCCAGCAAACCGCTGGTGCTGGCCGAGCCGATCCTCATCGACGGCGAGGTGCGCGGCGCGGTGGTCACGGAGTCCGCGACCGATCACATCCGTACCCAGTTGCTGTGGCAGTGGCTGCTGCTGGCCGCGTGCGCGCTGGTCGCGTTCGGGCTCGCGCTGCTCGTCGCGCTGCCGGTGGTTCGGTGGACGCTGCGCCCGGTCCGGCGGCTGGACGAGGCGACGGGTGCGCTGGTCGCGTCCGTGGTCAGCGGCCGGGAGGCGGAGCCGGTGGGGGAGAGCGGCGGGCCGCCGGAGCTGCGGCAGCTGGGACGGTCGTTCGACCGGATGGCGGCGAGTGTGTCGGAAGCGCTCGCCGCGCAGCGTGCGTTCGTCGCGGACGCCTCGCATCAGCTGCGCAATCCGTTGACGGCGTTGAAGATCCGGCTGGGCAACCTCGACGGCCAGGTGACCGACGAAACCGCGGCCGCCGACCTCGAAGCGGCGCAGGTGGACGCCAAACGGCTGAACCAGATCCTCGACGAGCTGCTGTCGATGGCCCGCGCCGAGTCCGCCGGTGGCGAGCTGGTTTCCGAGGATCTCGCCGCGGTGATCGCCGATCGGGTCGCGGACTGGTCGGTGGTCGGGGCGGCTCGCGAGGTCGCGCTGGAGAGCGCGGTGGACGTCAACGGGGCGCGGGTGCTCGTGCCGCCGCGTGGGCTGGAGGTCGTGCTCGACGCTTTGCTGGACAACGCGCTCAAGTTCAGCCCTTCCGGTACCTCGGTGGAGGTGGCTGCGAGCGTCGCCGAAGACCGGGTGACGGTTTCGGTCCGCGACCACGGTCCTGGGCTGCGAGAGGACGAACTGGAGCGGGCTGTCGACCGGTTCTGGCGGAGCACGGCGCACCAGAACGTGCCGGGGTCGGGTTTGGGGCTGGCGATCGTGACGGAGATCGTCCGGCATTCCGGCGGCGAGATGCGGTTGTCCCTGCCCGAAGGGGGCGGGTTGCGGATCGCGATGGACTTCCCGGTCGCGGGCTAG
- a CDS encoding response regulator transcription factor, with translation MRVLLVEDDDRVAGALVPALVRRGLTMQRLPSGAGVLDRVHDVDVILLDLGLPDVDGVVLCRQIRAVSDVAVIVVSARGEVNDRVHGLRAGADDYLVKPYDVEELLARVEAVRRRRTEKTTPTVPVVEVGDVRIDLSRHEVLVDGEPIALSRKEFQVLALVAAAGGAVCSREQVLNEVWGHRGAAESRSLDVHVATLRTKLGRPALIETVRGVGYRLGIRRD, from the coding sequence GTGCGCGTGCTGCTGGTGGAAGACGACGACCGGGTCGCGGGCGCGCTCGTCCCCGCGCTGGTCCGCCGGGGCCTCACCATGCAGCGGCTGCCGTCCGGGGCCGGCGTGCTCGACCGGGTCCACGACGTCGACGTGATCCTCCTCGATCTGGGCCTTCCCGACGTCGACGGCGTGGTGCTCTGCCGGCAGATCCGGGCGGTCAGCGACGTCGCGGTGATCGTGGTGTCCGCGCGCGGCGAGGTGAACGACCGGGTGCACGGCCTGCGCGCCGGCGCCGACGACTACCTGGTCAAGCCGTACGACGTGGAGGAACTGCTCGCGCGTGTCGAGGCGGTGCGCAGGCGGCGCACCGAAAAGACCACGCCGACGGTGCCGGTGGTCGAGGTCGGCGACGTCCGGATCGACCTCTCCCGGCACGAGGTGCTGGTCGACGGCGAGCCGATCGCCTTGTCCCGCAAGGAGTTCCAGGTGCTCGCGCTGGTCGCGGCGGCGGGCGGCGCGGTGTGTTCGCGCGAGCAGGTGCTGAACGAGGTGTGGGGACATCGCGGCGCGGCGGAGAGCCGTTCGCTGGACGTACACGTCGCCACTCTGCGCACCAAACTCGGCCGGCCGGCGCTGATCGAAACGGTGCGCGGCGTCGGCTATCGGCTGGGCATCCGGCGGGACTGA
- a CDS encoding amino acid ABC transporter ATP-binding protein, whose amino-acid sequence MIKAAAVNKYFGELHVLREITLEVPRGQVVVVLGPSGSGKSTLCRAINRLEPINSGEIAVDGVPLPAEGKALAALRADVGMVFQQFNLFAHKTILENVMLAPTKVRKTAQAEARKTAMELLERVGIANQADKYPAQLSGGQQQRVAIARALAMKPKVMLFDEPTSALDPEMVQEVLDVMTGLAKDGMTMLVVTHEMGFARRAADRVLFMADGEIVEDTTPEEFFTKPKSDRAKDFLGKILTH is encoded by the coding sequence ATGATCAAGGCGGCCGCCGTGAACAAGTACTTCGGCGAGCTGCACGTGCTGCGCGAGATCACCCTCGAGGTGCCGCGCGGCCAGGTCGTCGTCGTGCTCGGGCCGTCCGGGTCGGGCAAGTCGACGCTGTGCCGCGCGATCAACCGGCTCGAGCCGATCAACTCCGGCGAGATCGCCGTCGACGGCGTGCCGCTGCCCGCCGAGGGCAAGGCGCTCGCCGCGCTGCGCGCCGACGTCGGCATGGTCTTCCAGCAGTTCAACCTCTTCGCGCACAAGACGATCCTCGAGAACGTCATGCTCGCGCCGACGAAGGTGCGCAAGACCGCGCAGGCCGAGGCCCGCAAGACGGCGATGGAACTGCTCGAGCGCGTCGGCATCGCGAACCAGGCCGACAAGTACCCGGCCCAGCTGTCCGGCGGCCAGCAGCAGCGCGTCGCGATCGCCCGCGCGCTCGCGATGAAGCCCAAGGTGATGCTGTTCGACGAGCCCACCTCGGCGCTGGACCCGGAAATGGTCCAGGAGGTGCTGGACGTGATGACCGGCCTGGCGAAGGACGGCATGACCATGCTCGTGGTCACGCACGAGATGGGCTTCGCCCGCCGCGCGGCCGACCGCGTCCTGTTCATGGCCGACGGCGAGATCGTCGAAGACACGACGCCGGAGGAGTTCTTCACCAAGCCGAAGTCCGACCGCGCCAAGGACTTCCTCGGCAAGATCCTGACCCACTGA
- a CDS encoding glutamate ABC transporter substrate-binding protein: MRIRTLAAALLAGGLLLTACGKEGAPAGSGGDANSNAAALPTYEVAKDVKLDGSPIFKKIQSAGSITIGVKDDQPELGQKDPKTGKFQGFDIEIARMVAAGLGISEDKIKYTTVDSGAREQAISNGQVDLYVGTYTINDKRKKLVSFAGPYFQAGQDLLVRKDDTSITGPETLKGKKVCSVTGSTPIQRVREQKLTDQIVEFQKYSQCVEKLTTKDVDAVTTDDAILKGYAAQDPDSFKVVGKPFSKEPYGIGLNKDDKVLRDKIDDLLQAAETNGTWKKIYDATLGKSGAPATPPAIERY; encoded by the coding sequence ATGAGGATCCGCACCCTCGCGGCCGCTCTGCTCGCCGGCGGGCTGCTGCTCACCGCCTGCGGCAAGGAAGGCGCCCCGGCCGGTTCCGGCGGGGACGCCAACAGCAACGCCGCGGCGCTGCCGACCTACGAAGTGGCGAAGGACGTCAAGCTCGACGGCTCGCCGATCTTCAAGAAGATCCAGTCCGCGGGCTCGATCACCATCGGCGTCAAGGACGACCAGCCCGAGCTGGGCCAGAAGGACCCGAAGACCGGCAAGTTCCAGGGCTTCGACATCGAGATCGCCCGGATGGTCGCGGCGGGCCTCGGCATCAGCGAGGACAAGATCAAGTACACGACGGTCGACTCGGGCGCCCGCGAGCAGGCCATCTCCAACGGCCAGGTCGACCTCTACGTCGGCACCTACACCATCAACGACAAGCGCAAGAAGCTCGTGTCGTTCGCCGGCCCGTACTTCCAGGCCGGGCAGGACCTGCTGGTGCGCAAGGACGACACCTCGATCACCGGCCCGGAGACGCTGAAGGGCAAGAAGGTCTGCTCGGTCACCGGGTCGACCCCGATCCAGCGCGTGCGCGAGCAGAAGCTGACCGACCAGATCGTCGAGTTCCAGAAGTACTCGCAGTGCGTGGAGAAGCTGACCACGAAGGACGTCGACGCGGTCACCACCGACGACGCGATCCTCAAGGGCTACGCGGCGCAGGACCCGGACAGCTTCAAGGTCGTCGGCAAGCCGTTCTCGAAGGAGCCCTACGGCATCGGCCTGAACAAGGACGACAAGGTGCTGCGCGACAAGATCGACGACCTGCTGCAGGCCGCCGAGACCAACGGCACCTGGAAGAAGATCTACGACGCGACCCTCGGCAAGTCCGGCGCGCCCGCGACGCCGCCGGCCATCGAGCGGTACTGA
- a CDS encoding amino acid ABC transporter permease — translation MDVLLDNLDLFGPFFLTTIELFLIAGACSLVLGTILAMLRVSPVPVLRAIGTTYVTVLRNTPLTLVFAFLVFAYPLLDIVKIDYFPTAAVALTIYTSAFICEVVRSGINTVPIGQAEAGRALGLSSGQILGGIVLPQALRSVVPPLVSMLIALLKNTTIASGFSVAEAGAIRQYVSERGDNQMVALLWVALGFIILVSVLSLVQRSLEKRWSVAR, via the coding sequence ATGGACGTCCTGCTCGACAATCTGGACCTCTTCGGTCCGTTCTTTCTGACCACGATCGAACTGTTCCTGATCGCGGGAGCGTGCAGCCTCGTGCTGGGCACGATCCTCGCGATGCTGCGGGTGAGCCCGGTCCCGGTGCTGCGCGCGATCGGCACGACGTACGTCACCGTCCTGCGCAACACGCCGCTGACGCTGGTGTTCGCGTTCCTCGTGTTCGCCTACCCGCTGCTCGACATCGTCAAGATCGACTACTTCCCGACCGCCGCGGTCGCGCTGACGATCTACACGTCGGCGTTCATCTGCGAGGTCGTGCGCTCGGGCATCAACACGGTGCCGATCGGCCAGGCCGAGGCGGGCCGCGCGCTGGGCCTGTCGTCCGGGCAGATCCTCGGCGGCATCGTCCTCCCGCAGGCGCTGCGGTCCGTGGTTCCGCCGCTGGTCAGCATGCTCATCGCGCTGCTGAAGAACACGACGATCGCCAGCGGGTTCTCGGTCGCCGAGGCCGGCGCGATCCGGCAGTACGTGTCCGAACGCGGCGACAACCAGATGGTCGCGCTGCTGTGGGTGGCGCTCGGCTTCATCATCCTCGTGTCGGTGCTGTCGCTCGTGCAGCGCAGCCTGGAGAAGCGCTGGAGCGTGGCCCGATGA
- a CDS encoding amino acid ABC transporter permease, with translation MSTVLFDTPGPKARVRHRLYAALGIVVVVALIAFVIYRFIDSGQFSGRKWEWLQYSQVQSDLATAVLATVKAFALGAVLAIVFGAVFAAGRLSDHAWVRGICTFIVEFFRAIPLLILMFLFYYGLPTLGVDTSPLFAVVLGLTLYNGSVLAEVFRAGIQSLPKGQSEAAYALGMRKTQVMFTVLLPQALRAMLPTIISQLVVLLKDTALGFLVTYPELLYYARYIGSQGAFGRPIVPSTLVAAAIYIAMCLLLTALATYLERRNRRSKKHLDTGAKDAAELSATATGGLRGGPF, from the coding sequence ATGAGCACGGTTCTTTTCGACACCCCGGGCCCGAAAGCGCGGGTGCGGCACCGGCTTTACGCGGCGCTCGGCATCGTCGTCGTGGTGGCGCTGATCGCGTTCGTGATCTACCGCTTCATCGACAGCGGCCAGTTCTCCGGACGCAAGTGGGAATGGCTGCAGTACTCCCAGGTGCAGAGCGACCTCGCGACCGCCGTGCTGGCGACCGTGAAGGCCTTCGCGCTGGGCGCGGTGCTGGCCATCGTTTTCGGCGCGGTGTTCGCCGCCGGACGGCTCTCCGATCACGCGTGGGTCCGCGGGATCTGCACGTTCATCGTGGAGTTCTTCCGCGCGATCCCGCTGCTGATCCTGATGTTCCTGTTCTACTACGGCCTCCCGACCCTCGGCGTGGACACGTCGCCGCTGTTCGCGGTCGTGCTCGGCCTGACGCTGTACAACGGCTCGGTGCTGGCGGAGGTGTTCCGCGCGGGCATCCAGTCGCTGCCGAAGGGCCAGAGCGAAGCCGCGTACGCGCTCGGCATGCGCAAGACCCAGGTGATGTTCACGGTCCTGCTGCCGCAGGCTCTGCGCGCGATGCTGCCGACGATCATCAGCCAGCTGGTGGTGCTGCTCAAGGACACCGCGCTCGGCTTCCTCGTGACGTACCCGGAGCTGCTGTACTACGCCCGCTACATCGGCAGCCAGGGTGCTTTCGGCCGTCCGATCGTCCCGTCGACTCTCGTGGCTGCCGCGATCTACATCGCGATGTGCCTGCTGCTGACCGCGCTCGCGACGTACTTGGAGCGGCGTAACCGGCGCAGCAAGAAGCACCTCGACACTGGTGCGAAGGACGCCGCGGAACTCAGCGCCACCGCGACCGGCGGCCTGCGCGGAGGACCTTTCTGA
- a CDS encoding VOC family protein, whose product MITGAHVILYSKDASADREFLRDVLSLGHVDAGDSWLIFRLPPTELAIHPTGGEPQQEFYLMCDDLDETVRQLTAKGAEVDGELTKASWGMRASIRLPSGSVLPLYQPRHPTAHG is encoded by the coding sequence ATGATCACCGGCGCCCACGTGATCCTCTACAGCAAGGACGCATCGGCAGACCGCGAATTCCTGCGAGACGTGCTGAGCCTGGGCCACGTCGACGCGGGCGACAGCTGGCTCATTTTCCGGTTGCCCCCAACGGAACTAGCAATACACCCGACCGGGGGAGAACCGCAGCAGGAGTTCTACCTGATGTGCGACGACCTCGACGAGACAGTCCGGCAGCTGACCGCGAAGGGGGCCGAAGTGGACGGTGAGCTCACGAAAGCCTCGTGGGGCATGCGGGCGTCGATCCGGCTGCCCAGCGGCAGCGTTCTCCCGCTGTACCAGCCACGCCATCCGACAGCGCACGGCTGA
- a CDS encoding succinate dehydrogenase/fumarate reductase iron-sulfur subunit: protein MSYQAKFRVWRGDATGGDLQDFTVEVNEGEVVLDIIHRLQATQAADLAVRWNCKAGKCGSCSAEINGRPRLLCMTRMSTFTEAEVVTVTPMRTFPVIRDLVTDVSFNYTKAREIPSFTPPEGLKPGEYRMQQVDVERSQEFRKCIECYLCQNTCHVVRDHEENKESFAGPRYLMRIAELEMHPLDVADRRDAAQDEHGLGLCNITKCCTEVCPEGIHITDNALIPMKERVADRKYDPIVWLGDKLFRRNR from the coding sequence GTGAGCTACCAGGCGAAGTTCCGCGTGTGGCGCGGCGACGCGACCGGCGGCGACCTGCAGGACTTCACCGTCGAGGTGAACGAGGGCGAGGTCGTGCTCGACATCATCCACCGGCTGCAGGCCACCCAGGCCGCCGACCTCGCCGTGCGCTGGAACTGCAAGGCAGGCAAGTGCGGCTCCTGCTCGGCGGAGATCAACGGCAGGCCGCGGCTGCTGTGCATGACGCGCATGTCGACGTTCACCGAGGCCGAAGTCGTGACGGTCACCCCGATGCGCACCTTCCCGGTGATCCGCGACCTCGTCACCGACGTGTCGTTCAACTACACGAAGGCGCGCGAGATCCCGTCGTTCACCCCGCCGGAGGGGCTGAAACCCGGCGAGTACCGGATGCAGCAGGTGGACGTCGAGCGCTCGCAGGAGTTCCGCAAGTGCATCGAGTGCTACCTCTGCCAGAACACCTGCCACGTCGTCCGCGACCACGAGGAGAACAAGGAGAGCTTCGCCGGACCTCGTTACCTCATGCGGATCGCCGAGCTGGAGATGCACCCGCTGGACGTCGCCGACCGCCGCGACGCCGCCCAGGACGAGCACGGGCTCGGGCTCTGCAACATCACCAAGTGCTGCACCGAGGTGTGCCCGGAAGGCATCCACATCACCGACAACGCGCTGATCCCGATGAAGGAACGCGTCGCCGACCGCAAGTACGACCCGATCGTCTGGCTGGGAGACAAGCTGTTCCGCCGTAACCGGTGA
- a CDS encoding fumarate reductase/succinate dehydrogenase flavoprotein subunit, translating to MTEVERHSYDVVVIGAGGAGLRAVIEARERGFSVAVVCKSLFGKAHTVMAEGGCAASMGNANSNDNWQVHFRDTMRGGKFLNNWRMAELHAREAPDRVWELETYGALFDRTADGRISQRNFGGHTYPRLAHVGDRTGLELIRTMQQKIVSLQQEDFKKYGDYEARIKVFAECTVTELLLDNGAIAGAFGYWRESGRFVLFEAPAVVLATGGIGKSFKVTSNSWEYTGDGHALALRAGAKLINMEFVQFHPTGMVWPPSVKGILVTEGVRGDGGVLKNSEDKRFMFEYVPEVFKGQYADSEDEADRWYTDQESNRRTPDLLPRDEVARAINSEVKEGRGSPHGGVFLDIASRLPAEEIQRRLPSMYHQFKELADVDITKEAMEVGPTCHYVMGGVEVDPDTGAASVPGLFAAGECSGGMHGSNRLGGNSLSDLLVFGRRAGLGAASYVDGLKERPAVSQSDVDTAAAMALEPFNPPAEGTPENPYTLHTELQQSMNDLVGIIRKAGEIRQALEKLANIRQRVGQVEVEGHRQFNPGWHLALDLRNMLLVSECVARAALTRTESRGGHTRDDYPSMDADWRHRLLVCSAQPGDNPLVPDVDVAVKEQVPMRPDLLELFELDELGKYFTDGELETHPGRTA from the coding sequence ATGACCGAGGTCGAACGGCACAGCTACGACGTGGTGGTGATCGGTGCCGGCGGCGCCGGTCTGCGCGCGGTGATCGAAGCGCGCGAACGCGGTTTCAGCGTCGCGGTGGTGTGCAAATCCCTGTTCGGCAAAGCGCACACGGTGATGGCCGAGGGCGGCTGCGCGGCGTCGATGGGCAACGCGAACTCGAACGACAACTGGCAGGTGCACTTCCGCGACACCATGCGCGGCGGGAAATTCCTCAACAACTGGCGGATGGCCGAGCTCCACGCCCGGGAAGCGCCGGACCGCGTCTGGGAACTCGAGACGTACGGCGCGCTTTTCGACCGTACCGCGGACGGGCGGATCAGCCAGCGCAACTTCGGCGGGCACACGTACCCGCGGCTCGCGCACGTCGGCGACCGTACCGGGCTCGAGCTGATCCGCACGATGCAGCAGAAGATCGTTTCGCTGCAGCAGGAGGATTTCAAGAAGTACGGCGACTACGAGGCCCGGATCAAGGTCTTCGCCGAATGCACGGTCACCGAGCTGCTGCTGGACAACGGCGCTATCGCTGGAGCGTTCGGCTACTGGCGCGAGAGCGGGCGGTTCGTGCTGTTCGAGGCGCCCGCGGTGGTGCTCGCGACGGGCGGCATCGGCAAGTCGTTCAAGGTGACGTCGAATTCGTGGGAGTACACCGGCGACGGGCACGCGCTCGCCCTTCGCGCCGGCGCGAAGCTGATCAACATGGAGTTCGTGCAGTTCCACCCGACCGGGATGGTCTGGCCGCCGAGCGTGAAGGGCATCCTCGTCACCGAGGGCGTGCGCGGCGACGGCGGGGTGCTCAAGAACTCCGAGGACAAGCGGTTCATGTTCGAGTACGTGCCCGAGGTGTTCAAAGGCCAGTACGCGGACAGCGAGGACGAAGCCGACCGCTGGTACACCGACCAGGAGAGCAACCGCCGCACGCCGGACCTGCTGCCGCGCGACGAGGTGGCGCGGGCGATCAACTCCGAGGTCAAGGAGGGGCGCGGATCCCCGCACGGCGGCGTGTTCCTCGACATCGCGAGCCGGCTGCCCGCCGAGGAGATCCAGCGGCGGCTGCCGTCGATGTACCACCAGTTCAAGGAACTCGCCGACGTCGACATCACCAAGGAGGCCATGGAGGTCGGCCCCACCTGCCACTACGTGATGGGCGGCGTGGAGGTCGACCCGGACACCGGCGCGGCGAGCGTGCCCGGCCTGTTCGCGGCGGGCGAGTGCTCCGGCGGCATGCACGGGTCGAACCGGCTCGGCGGCAACTCGCTGTCGGACCTGCTCGTGTTCGGCAGGCGAGCCGGACTGGGCGCGGCGTCCTATGTGGACGGTCTGAAGGAACGGCCCGCGGTTTCCCAGTCCGATGTGGACACCGCGGCCGCGATGGCGCTCGAACCGTTCAACCCGCCCGCTGAGGGGACGCCGGAGAATCCGTACACGCTGCACACGGAGCTGCAGCAGTCGATGAACGACCTGGTCGGCATCATCCGCAAGGCCGGGGAAATCCGGCAGGCGCTGGAAAAACTCGCGAATATCCGCCAGCGCGTGGGACAGGTGGAGGTGGAAGGCCACCGGCAGTTCAACCCCGGCTGGCACCTCGCGCTCGACCTGCGGAACATGCTGCTGGTGAGCGAATGCGTCGCCCGCGCGGCGCTGACCCGCACGGAAAGCCGCGGCGGCCACACCCGCGACGACTATCCGTCGATGGACGCGGACTGGCGGCACCGGCTGCTGGTCTGCTCCGCGCAGCCGGGCGACAACCCGCTCGTGCCGGACGTCGACGTGGCCGTGAAGGAACAGGTCCCGATGCGGCCGGACTTGCTCGAGCTGTTCGAACTCGACGAGCTGGGCAAGTACTTCACCGACGGCGAGCTGGAGACCCACCCCGGGAGGACCGCGTGA
- a CDS encoding ABATE domain-containing protein: protein MQDAYLSSVAVQTAVDLANTLRPIKGEDALETVEQLREFLDDHPVAAPPSPAANQGPRHLARADLAEIRALRETVREVVERAAADPVEAAALINDGLRRNRATPVLRHEADRWWTEVSSDTDRCSAHLAATLLSALASVIATLGPARLGVCAGLNCRATFVDLSRNGSKQYCTRNCAHRASVAAYRSRRRPS from the coding sequence ATGCAGGATGCGTATCTCAGCTCAGTGGCGGTCCAGACGGCTGTCGACCTGGCCAACACCTTGAGGCCGATCAAGGGAGAGGACGCGCTCGAGACCGTGGAGCAGCTCCGGGAGTTCCTTGACGACCATCCCGTGGCTGCCCCTCCGAGCCCGGCCGCGAACCAAGGGCCGCGGCATCTCGCCCGCGCCGACCTGGCGGAAATCCGCGCGTTGCGCGAGACGGTGCGCGAGGTGGTCGAACGTGCGGCCGCGGACCCGGTCGAAGCCGCGGCCCTGATCAACGACGGCCTGCGTCGCAACCGCGCCACCCCAGTACTGCGCCACGAGGCCGACCGCTGGTGGACCGAGGTATCCTCCGACACCGACCGCTGTTCGGCGCACCTTGCCGCGACTTTGCTGAGCGCACTGGCGTCCGTGATCGCCACACTGGGTCCCGCTCGTCTCGGTGTGTGTGCCGGGCTGAACTGTCGAGCCACTTTTGTAGACCTGTCGCGCAACGGCTCGAAGCAGTACTGCACCCGAAACTGCGCACACCGGGCGAGCGTCGCCGCCTACCGGAGCCGTCGTCGCCCGAGTTGA
- a CDS encoding epoxide hydrolase family protein, with amino-acid sequence MSAESFEVSVTEAEIADLRERLRRTRWPEREPVDDWSQGLPLAYARELCRSWAEDYDFGFAERLNVFPQYRDTIDGLGIHFLHVRSPEPDAFPLVLTHGWPGSVLEFLEILGPLTDPRAHGGDPADAFHVVAPSLPGYGWSDKPSTTGWGLTRTARAWDTLMVSLGYDRYGAQGGDWGSAVSGALGEVAPERVAAVHLNMGSVALGNFDDPTPAERASLEAQKEIERTGRGYAAIQATRPQTLGYGLTDSPAGQAAWIAEKFWSWTDNNGHPEDAVSRQQILDEISVYWFTASATSSARLYWESFANNRDKVTAPSGLSVYPRDITRPSRREAELRFTDLRWFEELPRGGHFAALEQPESLVEQVRGFFRLFR; translated from the coding sequence ATGTCCGCCGAGTCGTTCGAGGTCAGCGTCACCGAAGCCGAGATCGCGGACCTGCGCGAGCGATTGCGACGGACCCGGTGGCCCGAGCGCGAGCCGGTGGACGACTGGTCGCAGGGTTTGCCGCTGGCGTATGCGCGAGAGCTGTGCCGCAGCTGGGCCGAGGACTACGACTTCGGGTTCGCCGAGCGGCTGAACGTGTTCCCGCAGTACCGCGACACGATCGACGGGCTGGGCATCCACTTCCTGCACGTCCGCTCGCCGGAGCCGGACGCGTTCCCGCTCGTGCTCACGCACGGGTGGCCGGGTTCGGTGCTCGAATTCCTAGAGATTCTCGGCCCGTTGACCGACCCACGCGCGCACGGCGGTGATCCGGCCGACGCGTTCCATGTGGTCGCGCCATCGTTGCCCGGATACGGCTGGAGTGACAAGCCGTCGACGACCGGGTGGGGCCTCACGCGCACCGCGCGCGCCTGGGACACGTTGATGGTCTCGCTGGGCTACGACCGGTACGGCGCGCAAGGTGGCGACTGGGGCTCGGCGGTGTCCGGCGCATTGGGTGAAGTAGCGCCCGAGCGGGTCGCCGCTGTGCACCTGAACATGGGGTCTGTGGCGCTGGGCAACTTCGACGACCCAACGCCCGCTGAACGGGCGAGCCTCGAGGCTCAGAAGGAGATCGAGCGCACCGGCCGGGGGTACGCGGCGATCCAGGCGACCCGGCCGCAGACGCTCGGCTACGGCCTCACCGACTCCCCGGCGGGCCAGGCCGCCTGGATCGCCGAGAAATTCTGGTCCTGGACCGACAACAACGGCCACCCCGAGGACGCGGTGTCGCGGCAGCAGATCCTCGACGAGATCTCGGTCTACTGGTTCACCGCGTCCGCCACCTCGTCGGCACGCCTGTATTGGGAGAGCTTCGCCAACAACCGGGACAAGGTCACCGCGCCGTCCGGGCTGTCGGTCTACCCGCGCGACATCACCCGCCCGTCGCGGCGGGAGGCCGAGCTGCGGTTCACTGACCTGCGCTGGTTCGAGGAGTTGCCCCGTGGTGGTCACTTCGCCGCACTGGAGCAGCCGGAGTCGCTGGTCGAGCAGGTGCGCGGGTTCTTCCGCCTGTTCCGCTAG